In Methylophaga thalassica, one genomic interval encodes:
- the rlmB gene encoding 23S rRNA (guanosine(2251)-2'-O)-methyltransferase RlmB translates to MKDKSLKPIKRRKTKTAHHAPIDPDVIFGLHAVQAALEVPVSRVKEIWLAAERQDNRVENVLAAANEQGVVIHFSERETLDKIAPDVQHQGCVAKCRPLESLDEKGLFDLLDNLNEPPLLLILDGVQDPHNLGACLRTAEASGAHAVIAPKDRASGLTATAIKISSGSAERLPFAQVTNIARLMRELQQRGVWLIGTSGDSETSLYQTKLTGPMAIVLGAEGKGIRHLTRENCDEVVFIPMQGEAESLNVSVAAGVCLFEAFRQRSL, encoded by the coding sequence GTAAAACGAAAACAGCCCATCACGCACCGATTGATCCCGATGTCATTTTTGGCCTGCATGCTGTGCAGGCCGCTCTGGAAGTACCTGTCAGCCGTGTGAAAGAAATATGGCTGGCAGCCGAGAGACAGGATAACCGTGTTGAGAATGTCCTTGCTGCGGCAAATGAGCAAGGTGTGGTTATTCACTTTTCTGAACGTGAAACCCTCGATAAGATTGCTCCTGATGTTCAGCACCAAGGCTGTGTCGCTAAATGTCGGCCTCTGGAAAGTCTGGATGAGAAAGGGTTATTCGATCTTTTAGACAATCTGAATGAGCCGCCTTTATTGTTGATTCTGGACGGTGTTCAAGACCCTCACAATCTAGGCGCATGTTTACGTACAGCTGAAGCTTCAGGAGCTCATGCTGTTATTGCTCCCAAGGATCGTGCTTCTGGCTTAACTGCAACGGCGATTAAGATATCCAGTGGCTCAGCAGAGCGCTTACCTTTTGCCCAAGTGACGAATATTGCGCGTTTGATGCGAGAGTTGCAGCAAAGAGGTGTTTGGTTAATTGGTACCTCGGGTGATAGCGAAACCAGTCTGTATCAAACCAAACTGACTGGGCCGATGGCAATCGTGCTTGGTGCTGAAGGTAAAGGTATCCGCCACTTGACTCGTGAAAATTGTGATGAAGTGGTGTTTATACCTATGCAAGGCGAAGCCGAAAGCTTGAATGTTTCAGTAGCCGCAGGCGTGTGCCTGTTTGAAGCATTTCGTCAACGCAGCTTGTGA
- the rpsF gene encoding 30S ribosomal protein S6 yields the protein MRHYEIVFLVHPDQSEQVPGMIERYTQTLTSEGGQVHRLEDWGRRQLAYPINKVHKAHYVLMNVECGVEQLNEVTTAFRFNDAVIRHLVVNMEEAVTEASPMMQKEDEKKSA from the coding sequence ATGAGACATTACGAAATCGTGTTTCTGGTCCACCCTGATCAGAGTGAACAAGTGCCTGGCATGATCGAGCGTTATACCCAAACACTGACAAGCGAAGGTGGTCAAGTCCATCGTTTGGAAGATTGGGGCCGCCGTCAACTTGCATACCCAATCAATAAAGTACACAAAGCACATTATGTTCTTATGAACGTTGAATGTGGTGTTGAACAGTTGAATGAAGTAACTACTGCATTCCGTTTCAACGATGCTGTTATTCGTCATCTGGTTGTTAACATGGAAGAAGCGGTTACTGAAGCTTCACCTATGATGCAAAAAGAAGACGAGAAAAAATCAGCTTAA
- the rpsR gene encoding 30S ribosomal protein S18 has product MARFFRRRKFCRFTAEGIKQIDYKDVNLLKNYITETGKIVPSRITGTKARYQRQLSTCVKRARFLALLPYCDMHK; this is encoded by the coding sequence ATGGCACGTTTTTTTAGACGTAGAAAATTTTGTCGCTTTACTGCCGAAGGCATTAAACAAATCGATTATAAAGATGTAAATTTGTTAAAAAACTACATCACTGAAACAGGAAAAATCGTACCAAGCCGTATCACAGGTACTAAAGCGCGCTACCAGCGTCAGCTTTCAACTTGTGTGAAGCGTGCGCGTTTCCTGGCATTGTTGCCATATTGCGACATGCATAAATAA
- a CDS encoding DUF2232 domain-containing protein: MLFKVIASYAMQGRWKAAATTAVLSALAIIFPPLNYLSSGVISLTTLRMGPREGVSVILATLVVFALLAGFLVGQLWIAGLVLLTSWLPVYLVTLALGYTRSFALSLLTASGLGILVVLMLHLFIPDTASWWQQMLKPFIDNLSEQPSWQLNATQTEQVAMRLSGLMTGLVAAGVCLNAILGIIIGRAWQSELYNPGAFGAEFKQLRLGKAPAVFTGLLIILALTSIGSYVPWLIDCLPVMLVVFGVQGLAIVHAMVAIKQKSKAWLVTVYVLLVIMLPQMVMILASLGVLDQWFNLRDRSKKSGTGI; the protein is encoded by the coding sequence ATGCTGTTTAAAGTTATTGCCTCTTACGCTATGCAAGGTCGCTGGAAAGCGGCAGCAACAACAGCGGTGTTGTCAGCTCTGGCGATAATCTTTCCGCCACTAAACTATTTGTCTAGTGGTGTGATTTCGTTGACGACTTTGAGAATGGGCCCACGTGAAGGCGTGAGCGTTATTCTGGCAACGTTAGTTGTGTTTGCTTTGCTTGCTGGTTTCTTAGTGGGGCAGTTGTGGATTGCGGGTTTGGTTTTGCTAACCAGTTGGTTGCCGGTTTACCTGGTAACTCTGGCGCTTGGTTATACTCGTTCATTTGCATTGTCTTTATTAACGGCGAGTGGTTTAGGCATTCTGGTTGTACTGATGCTGCATCTGTTTATTCCAGATACAGCATCTTGGTGGCAACAGATGTTAAAACCATTCATCGATAATCTGAGTGAACAGCCTAGTTGGCAATTAAATGCAACACAGACCGAACAGGTGGCGATGAGATTATCTGGTTTAATGACCGGTCTGGTTGCCGCTGGTGTTTGTCTTAATGCGATTTTAGGCATCATTATTGGACGTGCCTGGCAGTCTGAACTCTATAATCCAGGAGCATTTGGTGCAGAGTTTAAACAGTTACGCTTGGGTAAAGCGCCTGCCGTTTTTACCGGGCTACTTATCATTTTGGCACTTACCTCTATTGGTAGCTATGTGCCATGGTTGATAGATTGTTTACCAGTGATGCTGGTAGTGTTTGGTGTTCAAGGTTTGGCTATCGTGCATGCGATGGTGGCGATAAAGCAAAAAAGTAAAGCATGGTTAGTGACTGTCTATGTTTTACTCGTCATTATGCTGCCACAAATGGTAATGATACTAGCCAGCCTGGGTGTATTAGATCAGTGGTTTAATTTACGTGATCGCTCTAAAAAGAGTGGTACGGGTATTTGA
- the rplI gene encoding 50S ribosomal protein L9 produces the protein MQVILLEKVQKLGNLGDEVNVKSGFGRNFLVPKGKALPATKQNREKFEARRADLEAAAAKLLAEAEARKAKLVAAGSLNIMANAGVEGKLFGSITAADIADALNAAGADIDRNEVRLPTGPLRHTGEYNIDIQLHADVIEVVKVNVSSEAELQAKAEAEEAKKAREAALEEAEAIAKAQEEA, from the coding sequence ATGCAAGTTATATTGCTAGAAAAAGTTCAAAAGCTTGGTAATCTGGGCGATGAAGTCAATGTTAAGTCTGGTTTTGGACGTAACTTCTTAGTACCTAAAGGTAAAGCGTTACCTGCAACTAAGCAAAACAGAGAAAAGTTTGAAGCACGTCGTGCGGATCTGGAAGCGGCAGCAGCGAAGTTATTAGCTGAAGCTGAAGCGCGTAAAGCGAAACTGGTTGCAGCTGGTTCTCTTAACATTATGGCTAATGCTGGTGTTGAGGGTAAACTATTCGGCTCAATCACTGCTGCAGACATCGCTGATGCATTAAATGCAGCCGGTGCTGATATTGACCGTAATGAAGTTCGCTTACCGACAGGTCCATTACGTCATACAGGCGAATACAACATTGATATTCAATTACATGCTGATGTTATTGAAGTCGTTAAAGTCAATGTAAGCTCAGAAGCTGAACTGCAAGCAAAAGCGGAAGCTGAAGAAGCGAAAAAAGCAAGAGAAGCAGCTTTAGAAGAAGCTGAAGCGATTGCTAAAGCTCAAGAAGAAGCGTAA